In Juglans microcarpa x Juglans regia isolate MS1-56 chromosome 8D, Jm3101_v1.0, whole genome shotgun sequence, the following are encoded in one genomic region:
- the LOC121242173 gene encoding uncharacterized protein LOC121242173 — MDTCHVLLGKPWQYDCSVVHDGRKNTYSLSIKGKKIVLVPHQEGITPTPVGNNTNILSMSKFLKEIERKVVIYALLPYGNSVVDVSPDLPAEVQQLLAEFSNLMPKDLPLGLPPMRDIQHQINLVPGSSLPNRLAYGLSPKESEELQHQVVELLEKGYIRESMSPYAISTLLVSKRDGS, encoded by the coding sequence ATGGATACTTGTCATGTATTGTTAGGCAAGCCTTGGCAGTATGATTGTAGTGTTGTTCACGATGGGCGAAAGAATACATATTCCCTTAGTATTAAGGGGAAGAAGATTGTGTTGGTACCTCATCAGGAAGGAATCACTCCTACCCCAGTAGGCAATAATACTAACATTCTCTCTATGTCCaaatttttaaaagagattgagcGGAAAGTTGTGATTTATGCCCTGTTGCCTTATGGGAATAGTGTAGTAGATGTAAGCCCAGATTTACCAGCAGAGGTGCAGCAGTTGCTAGCAGAGTTTTCTAACCTGATGCCAAAAGATCTTCCTCTTGGGCTACCACCTATGAGGGATATTCAGCATCAGATCAACCTTGTTCCGGGTTCTAGTTTACCAAACCGACTTGCGTATGGTCTTAGTCCCAAGGAATCTGAAGAGTTGCAACACCAAGTGGTAGAGTTATTGGAGAAGGGCTACATCCGTGAGAGCATGAGCCCCTATGCAATCTCTACCCTACTAGTATCGAAGAGAGATGGTTCCTAG